In Manis pentadactyla isolate mManPen7 chromosome 3, mManPen7.hap1, whole genome shotgun sequence, a single window of DNA contains:
- the LOC118908891 gene encoding LOW QUALITY PROTEIN: tyrosine-protein kinase Lyn-like (The sequence of the model RefSeq protein was modified relative to this genomic sequence to represent the inferred CDS: substituted 1 base at 1 genomic stop codon), whose protein sequence is MSSPGPGWQLQPSPVFCSAIPGVFQSSHVSRQKEGKGNVPESQLLPGXRFQTKDPEEQGDIVVALYPYDGIHPDDLSFKKGERMKVLEEHGEWWKAKSLSTKREGFIPSNYVPKVNTLETEEWFFKDITRKDAERQLLAPGNSAGPFLIRESETLKGRKKLFSVRDYDPVHGDVIKHYKIRSLDNGGYYISPQITFSSISDMIKHYQKQSDSLCRRLEKACISPKPQKPWDKDAWEIPRESIKLVKRLGVGQFGEVWMGYYNNSTKVAVKTLKPGTMSVQAFLEEANLMKTLQHDKLVRLYAMVTKEEPIYIITEYVAKGSLLDFLKSDEGSKVLLPKLTDFSAQVKYHKASVCTAAKTPCLSFTAKRFREKCIPVDCFSVVALRKRLSKVHLLGDSIG, encoded by the exons ATGAGCAGTCCTGGACCAGGGTGGCAACTCCAGCCATCTCCAGTCTTCTGCTCTGCCATCCCTGGTGTTTTCCAGTCGTCACATGTCTCCAGGCAGAAAGAAGGCAAGGGAAATG TTCCAGAATCTCAGCTCTTACCAGGATAGAGGTTTCAGACTAAAG ATCCAGAGGAGCAAGGAGACATTGTGGTAGCCTTGTACCCCTATGACGGCATCCATCCAGATGACTTGTCTTTCAAGAAAGGAGAGAGGATGAAGGTCCTGGAGGA GCACGGGGAGTGGTGGAAAGCTAAATCCCTTTCAACAAAGAGAGAGGGCTTCATCCCCAGCAACTATGTACCCAAAGTCAACACCTTGGAAACAGAAGA GTGGTTTTTCAAGGATATAACCAGGAAAGATGCAGAAAGGCAGCTTCTGGCCCCAGGGAACAGCGCTGGACCTTTTCTCatcagagaaagtgaaacattaaAAGGTAGGAA GAAGCTATTCTCTGTCAGAGATTATGACCCTGTGCACGGTGATGTCATTAAGCACTACAAAATTAGAAGTCTGGACAATGGGGGTTATTACATTTCTCCACAAATCACATTTTCTTCTATTAGTGACATGATTAAGCATTACCAAA AGCAGTCAGATAGTTTGTGCAGAAGACTGGAGAAGGCATGTATCAGTCCCAAACCACAAAAGCCATGGGATAAAGATGCCTGGGAGATCCCACGGGAGTCCATTAAGTTGGTGAAGAGGCTGGGTGTTGGACAGTTTGGGGAAGTCTGGATGG GTTACTACAACAACAGTACCAAAGTGGCTGTAAAAACCCTGAAACCAGGCACTATGTCAGTGCAGGCATTCCTGGAAGAGGCAAACCTCATGAAGACCCTTCAACATGACAAGCTGGTGAGGCTGTATGCCATGGTCACCAAAGAGGAGCCCATCTATATCATCACCGAGTACGTGGCCAAGG GCAGTTTGCTGGATTTCCTGAAGAGTGACGAAGGGAGCAAAGTGCTACTTCCAAAGCTAACTGACTTTTCTGCTCAGGTAAAGTACCACAAAGCCAGTGTGTGTACAGCTGCAAAGACTCCCTGCCTCAGCTTCACGGCAAAACGGTTTCGGGAAAAATGCATTCCTGTTGACTGTTTCTCTGTCGTGGCTTTGAGAAAAAGGCTTTCCAAAGTGCACTTGCTTGGAGATAGTATTGGGTGA